One region of Flavobacterium sp. GSB-24 genomic DNA includes:
- a CDS encoding DUF177 domain-containing protein: MSKTKEFLIPFVGLKLGKHHFEYQINNTFFKDFDYEEFQSSDIKVNLVFEKKSNMLELEFKHKGTVNVPCDLTGEDFDLPIKGKMKLIVRFGDEFNNDNEELLILPHGEHELYVSQYIYEMIALSVPQKRIHPGVKDGTLQTEALTKLNELSVKEQKEESNKEEDIDPRWEKLKKLLTDK, from the coding sequence ATGAGCAAAACAAAAGAATTTTTAATTCCTTTCGTAGGATTAAAACTAGGAAAACACCATTTTGAGTATCAAATAAATAACACGTTCTTTAAGGACTTTGACTATGAAGAGTTTCAAAGTTCAGATATTAAAGTGAATTTGGTTTTCGAAAAGAAAAGCAACATGTTAGAGTTAGAATTCAAACACAAAGGAACTGTAAATGTGCCTTGTGATCTAACGGGCGAGGATTTTGACCTTCCTATAAAAGGGAAAATGAAATTAATTGTTCGCTTTGGAGACGAGTTCAATAATGATAATGAAGAATTGTTGATTTTGCCGCATGGAGAACATGAATTATATGTGTCACAATACATTTATGAAATGATTGCACTTTCGGTGCCTCAAAAAAGAATTCATCCAGGTGTTAAAGACGGAACATTACAAACCGAAGCTTTGACAAAATTGAATGAATTAAGTGTAAAAGAACAAAAGGAAGAGAGTAATAAAGAAGAAGATATTGACCCGCGTTGGGAAAAATTAAAGAAACTATTAACGGATAAATAA
- the rpmF gene encoding 50S ribosomal protein L32: MAHPKRKTSKTRRDKRRTHYKATVAQIATCPITGEAHLYHRAYWHEGKMYYRGQVVIDKSEAVA, translated from the coding sequence ATGGCACATCCTAAGAGAAAAACCTCGAAAACAAGAAGAGATAAGAGAAGAACACATTATAAAGCTACTGTAGCTCAAATCGCTACATGTCCTATTACAGGTGAAGCGCATTTATACCACAGAGCTTACTGGCATGAAGGTAAAATGTACTACAGAGGGCAAGTTGTTATCGATAAATCTGAAGCGGTTGCTTAA
- a CDS encoding beta-ketoacyl-ACP synthase III — MNKITAAITAVGAYVPDFVLSNKVLETMVDTNDEWITTRTGIKERRILKDADKGTSYLAIKAAQDLIAKANIDPLEIDMIIMATATPDMMVASTGVFVATEIGATNAFAYDLQAACSSFLYGMSTAAAYVQSGRYKKVLLIGADKMSSIVDYTDRATCIIFGDGAGAVLFEPNYEGLGLQDEYLRSDGVGRDFLKIPAGGSLIPPSEETVKNRQHNIMQDGKTVFKYAVTNMADASELILQRNNLTNQDVDWLVPHQANKRIIDATAGRLELDDSKVLVNIERYGNTTSGTLPLVLADFEDKLKKGDNVIFAAFGGGFTWGSIYLKWAYDKK; from the coding sequence ATGAATAAAATCACAGCCGCTATTACCGCTGTTGGCGCTTACGTTCCTGACTTTGTACTTTCTAACAAAGTTTTAGAAACAATGGTTGATACCAATGACGAGTGGATTACTACTCGAACAGGAATTAAAGAGAGAAGAATTCTTAAAGATGCAGATAAAGGCACATCTTATCTTGCTATAAAAGCAGCGCAAGATTTAATTGCAAAAGCAAATATTGATCCTTTAGAGATTGATATGATTATAATGGCAACAGCAACACCAGATATGATGGTGGCTTCGACAGGAGTATTTGTTGCAACAGAAATTGGGGCTACAAATGCATTTGCATACGATCTGCAGGCTGCATGTTCAAGTTTCTTATACGGAATGTCTACTGCTGCAGCTTATGTTCAGTCAGGACGTTACAAAAAAGTACTTTTAATTGGTGCCGATAAAATGTCATCAATTGTAGATTATACAGACAGAGCAACTTGTATTATTTTTGGTGATGGAGCTGGTGCAGTTCTTTTTGAACCAAATTACGAAGGTCTAGGTTTGCAGGATGAATACTTAAGAAGTGATGGTGTAGGACGCGATTTTCTTAAAATTCCAGCTGGAGGATCTTTGATTCCGCCTTCTGAAGAAACTGTAAAAAACAGACAGCACAATATTATGCAAGACGGAAAAACTGTTTTCAAATATGCTGTGACTAATATGGCCGATGCCAGCGAATTGATTTTACAAAGAAATAATTTGACAAATCAAGATGTAGATTGGTTAGTGCCACACCAAGCTAACAAACGTATTATTGATGCTACTGCCGGAAGATTGGAATTGGATGATTCTAAAGTATTAGTAAATATCGAAAGATATGGTAATACTACTTCTGGAACTTTACCATTAGTATTGGCAGATTTTGAAGATAAGCTTAAAAAAGGAGATAATGTTATCTTTGCTGCTTTTGGTGGTGGATTCACTTGGGGATCTATCTATTTAAAATGGGCTTACGATAAGAAATAA
- the accB gene encoding acetyl-CoA carboxylase biotin carboxyl carrier protein → MDLKEIQNLIKFVANSGVAEVKLEMDDVKITIRTTLETNVTEATYVQQLPTQAALPQVTAPQVTAPTVVNVTPEAPAANDSKYITIKSPIIGTFYRKPSPDKPVFTEVGSTISKGDVLCVIEAMKLFNEIESEVSGKIVKILVDDMSPVEFDQPLFLVDPS, encoded by the coding sequence ATGGATTTAAAAGAAATTCAAAACCTAATCAAATTTGTTGCAAATTCGGGCGTTGCAGAAGTGAAGTTAGAAATGGATGATGTAAAAATCACGATCAGAACAACTTTAGAAACAAATGTAACTGAGGCAACTTACGTGCAGCAATTACCAACTCAGGCAGCTTTACCTCAGGTAACAGCTCCACAAGTTACTGCTCCAACAGTTGTAAATGTAACTCCAGAAGCACCAGCTGCTAACGATTCTAAATACATAACTATAAAATCTCCAATCATTGGAACTTTTTATAGAAAACCATCTCCAGACAAACCAGTTTTCACAGAAGTAGGAAGCACTATTTCAAAAGGAGATGTTCTTTGTGTAATTGAAGCAATGAAATTATTCAACGAAATCGAATCTGAAGTTTCTGGTAAAATTGTAAAAATTCTTGTTGACGATATGTCTCCGGTAGAATTTGACCAACCTTTATTCTTAGTAGATCCATCATAA